The genomic segment ATCCTCGCCGCGACCCAGCACCAGGGCCCCGGGTCCACGTGGGTGGGCGAACTCCGGTCCGGTACCGAGACCGTGATGCTGGCCGGCCGGCACCGCCCCCTCCGCGAGACCAGGGGCCGACGCCTCTACCTCGGCGACGGCTCCGCCCTCGGGGCCCTCGACGCCTACGCCCGGGTGGACGAACAGTCCCTCGTGGCCATCGAGGTGCCGCCGCCCGCAGTCGAGGCCCTGGCCGCCCGCTGGCCCCGGTACCAGTTCCTGCCCGTCGCCAAAGCCCCCGGCGACGCACTGTTCGCCTGGCTCGAATGCGCCGCCGGTGAAGGCGAGTTCACCCGCCTGGACGGTGCGATGCTGCTGGGCCACGCGCAGTCCATCCAGCGCCAGCGGGCCGCCCTGGTCGACAGCCGGATACTGCCGCGCCGCGCCGTCACCACCAAGCCGTACTGGGCCACCGGCAAAGTGGGCCTCTGAGCCTGACGGGGCGGGGCAGTCGGCACGAGATCCGGGATCGGATACCCGCGACCCGAGGTCCGGGACCCGCGGTCCGGGACCCGCGGTCCGGGACCCGCGGTCCGGGACCCGCGGTCCGGGACCCGCCTCCAGGGGCCAGGCGCCAGGGGCGGCCCTGTCCGGCCCCGTCCCATCCTCAATCCCGCCGGATCAGCTCGGGGTTGATCCGGCGGCCGACGACGGGGAAGGAGCCCGCAGTGGCCAGGGCGAGGACGCCTGCCGCGCAGAGGGCGAGGAGGGGAAGGCCGTCGGTGTCCCAGAGAATGTCACCGCCGCCCGCGACGAGGTAGCTGGATTCGGTGAGCTTGCCGGTGACCAGGGCGAGGGAGAGGCCCAGGGCCAGGGGAAGGACGACCTGGGCGCACTGGACGGCGCGCAGAGTGCGGGGGCGGGCACCGAGGAGGGCGAGGGCGGTGACCTGGGAACGGCGCTCCACCGCGCGGTCGGTGGCGGCGACCACGTAGGCGGCGACGCCGACGATCAGGCCGAGGACCATTCCGGCGCCGAGCAGCGCCTCGATGACGGCGATCTGCTGGAGTGCGCCCACGTCGACACCGATCGCCGTGACGTACGCGGTGGGTGCGGCGGCTCCGATTCCGTCGAGGACCTTCCGCACCGTGTTCGCGTCCGGGGCGCTGGTGAGGAGAATGCTCCCCCGGTCCACCACCGCCCCCTTCGGGAAGGCGGAGGGCGGCACCAGGAGAGGCAGGTCGGCCGCCATGGGTTCGTACGCCGTGTAGCGGGCCTCCGCCCCGGGAACGGTCACGTCGACCATCCGGGTCAGGCCGTCCTCGCGGTAGGTGAACGGATAGGCGGTGCCGGGGTGCCCGAGGTCGCCGCCGGCCGAGGCGTTCCGGGCGGTGAGGCGCACGGGCCGCCCGTCGACGCACCCTCGGAGGTCGATGACGAGCTCGGCCAGTTGGGCGCAGGTGGCGACCACCGCGTCCGTGGCGGGGCCGGGGTCCTCGAGGTTCATGTCCGTCCACGAGTGCACCGCCACGGCGTGGCCCCGGGTGCCGGGCACCTCGCTCAGCGCGGCCCGGCCCGCCGCGTCCACGCCGTCCAGCGAGACGGAGTAGTCCTGGCGGAAGGAGTTGGGGCGGGAGACCTGGCTCAGCTCGACCAGCACGCCTTGGGCGAGGGATGCGGCGAAGACCACGAGGACGAGTCCGGAGGCGACCCGGAGCGCGCTGCCCGGTTCCACCTCGTTGCGCCGCATGGCGAGTCCGAGCGAGAGGGACTCGGTGGACCGGGCGACCAGGCGGGACAGCCAGTGGCTGAGGAAGGGAAGGGTGAGGATCAGGCCGCTGCCCACCAGCAGGGCGGCCAGCGGGACGAGAAGTTCGGACAGCCCCTCGTCGGTGGGTTTCCGACCCGTCGCCCCGAGTACGCAGTAGGCCGTCACCACCCCCAGGCCCGCGACCAGGAGGTAGACGCCCCAGTGACGGGGGCGGGCCGGTGGGGCGGTCCTGCGTACGGCGAGGGGATCCCGTGCGGCCCGGCGGCCACCCGCCCGCCCGGCGAACCAGGCGAGAACCGGGCAGACGACCAGGCAGATCGCCACGGTGGAGGCGGAGAGCGCCCCGTCGGGGGCGTACCAGCGCAGGCCCGGCAGCCCGGTGCGCGCGACGACCTGGTTGACGAAGGTGTACAGACCGAGGCCCGCGACCGCTCCCAGCAGCGCGGCGGCGACGGTCTCCGCCGCGTTCACCCGCTGGGTGCCCTGGGCGCTCAGGCCGAGCAGGCGCAGGGCGGCGAGTCTTCGGGTCCTGCTCGCCGCCGAGAGCCGGGCGCAGACGGTGAGGAACACGGTGAGCGGCAGGAGTACGAGGGTGGCGAGGGTGAAGCGGAGGATGTCGAGGGTGGAGGGATCGACGGCGGGGGCGTCCGCGTACGTGCCTCCGAAGGCCGTGACGACGGTGCCCTTGGCCAGCCGGTCCGGGGTCACCCCGACGTAGGCGTACAGCTCGTCGGGGTGGCCGAGACCCGCTGCGGTGATCCTGCCCCGCTCGCGGCCGGGCAGGAGTCCGGCGAGCGCAGGATGGTCCCGCACCAGGTCGTGGAGGGCAGGGGAGAGATATACCTCGCCCGGCCGGGGAAGCTCCGGAATGCCCGGGGGCGGGGCGGGTACCTCGTCGCCCCGGGCGACGAAGACCCGGCTGAACGGTCGGGAGCCGTACGCGTCGTCGAGGAGGAGTTGACGGGTGCCGTGCGGGTTCGCGGAGGCATCGGGGTCGGAGGAGGCTGCGGGCTGCCGCGCCGCGGCACGTCCGTCACGGGCGTCCAGGATCGCGGGGATCGTGAGCACGGCCGCCAGGCAGCACACCCCGATCGCGCCGCCCACGACCATCAGGAGAAAGCGGACCCTGTTCCCCCGGCCGGAGCCGAACAGCAGCCTGAGCCCCAGTGCCAGCTCCTTCATACCGTCACCTGCTGCGCGAGCACGCCGTCCGCCATCGTGCAGCGGGTGTCGGCCCGGGCTGCCACCGACTGATCGTGGGTGACCATGACGACGGCGCTCCCCCGGTCCCTCGCCAGGCTCAGGAACTCGTCCAGCACGGCTGTGGCGTTGGCGCTGTCCAGCGAGCCGGTGGGCTCATCGGCGAACACCACGGCGGGCCGGTGCACCAACGCCCGGGCCACGGCGGCCCGCTGGCTCTGACCGCCGGACACCTGAGAGGGGCGGCGCTCCCGCAGACCACCGATCCCCAGCCGGTCGAGCACCTCCGCCACCTCGCCCAGAGCCGTCTTCTTGCGGAGCCCCGCGAGG from the Streptomyces sp. NBC_01335 genome contains:
- a CDS encoding ABC transporter ATP-binding protein is translated as MQNSRTGSLVADGVCLSYGSTVAVRNARLSVRPGEVVAITGQSGSGKSSLLYCLAGVVPVTGGQVVFDGRPLGGLGDEELSALRRDRFGFVFQYGELLPELTIEENVALPLRLAGLRKKTALGEVAEVLDRLGIGGLRERRPSQVSGGQSQRAAVARALVHRPAVVFADEPTGSLDSANATAVLDEFLSLARDRGSAVVMVTHDQSVAARADTRCTMADGVLAQQVTV
- a CDS encoding FtsX-like permease family protein; the protein is MKELALGLRLLFGSGRGNRVRFLLMVVGGAIGVCCLAAVLTIPAILDARDGRAAARQPAASSDPDASANPHGTRQLLLDDAYGSRPFSRVFVARGDEVPAPPPGIPELPRPGEVYLSPALHDLVRDHPALAGLLPGRERGRITAAGLGHPDELYAYVGVTPDRLAKGTVVTAFGGTYADAPAVDPSTLDILRFTLATLVLLPLTVFLTVCARLSAASRTRRLAALRLLGLSAQGTQRVNAAETVAAALLGAVAGLGLYTFVNQVVARTGLPGLRWYAPDGALSASTVAICLVVCPVLAWFAGRAGGRRAARDPLAVRRTAPPARPRHWGVYLLVAGLGVVTAYCVLGATGRKPTDEGLSELLVPLAALLVGSGLILTLPFLSHWLSRLVARSTESLSLGLAMRRNEVEPGSALRVASGLVLVVFAASLAQGVLVELSQVSRPNSFRQDYSVSLDGVDAAGRAALSEVPGTRGHAVAVHSWTDMNLEDPGPATDAVVATCAQLAELVIDLRGCVDGRPVRLTARNASAGGDLGHPGTAYPFTYREDGLTRMVDVTVPGAEARYTAYEPMAADLPLLVPPSAFPKGAVVDRGSILLTSAPDANTVRKVLDGIGAAAPTAYVTAIGVDVGALQQIAVIEALLGAGMVLGLIVGVAAYVVAATDRAVERRSQVTALALLGARPRTLRAVQCAQVVLPLALGLSLALVTGKLTESSYLVAGGGDILWDTDGLPLLALCAAGVLALATAGSFPVVGRRINPELIRRD